The sequence CACCTCTTTCAAGCAGTGGAATGAATTCTGATGCATGCTCTTGGAAAACTCTCTGAGCATCCTCTGCTTTCATTGAGACTTCTTTGGTCTGTACCAGCTGAAAGCCTTTGCCAGTCATCTATTAACAGATAAAGTATTCAagctaaaatgtttttaagacATGCAGCTCAACTTTAGTCTATTCCAGTGTAGACTGAATACTCATTTCCCATATACATTAAACCACAGAATAAAAGATCCTTTTTACTCTTTTCAAAGACCATTTGctttttctacatttctgtttatttccattccATTCATCCAGATTTTATCCTTTGCCCCAGTGCACCTACAGGGGTAGGTGTGAATTTTGGTTTTATGTTATGGCCCAGGGACGTAGTTTTTTCCACAgagtagtatttttttctcacaagCTGAAACTAACAGGAGTTAAAAGCATTCAGCATCCAGAGTGAAGCAGTTTGTTCTCATTAGACTGTAATAGCTCAGTCAAGCATTAGCTCAAATGCTTATCTATCCACTGCTGAAGTtttccattttggaaaaaaaaaaaagttacaagctctcaaacacacacaaacacactcCAAACCCAATAGAGATACTGAAGGTACATTGTCCTGTTTTTGATTGAGACATAGCTATTTTATTCATAGAAGAAATCTGGTGAGATatttggctttaggagaaaaatgatgtttATAACATATCAGTGCTTccagttgttgctgagcagcgCTGCACAGAACCAAGGatgtttcagtttctcagcttctcatactGCCACAGCCACTGAGGGGGACTAAGggggcccaaggagctgggaggggggAGAACCAGGGACAActgacctaaactggccaaagggacaTTCCATATCATATGACAACATGTAAAAGAGCTGTAAAACTGAAGGGAATTAGCTGGGGCTAGCTGGGCATTGGTGAGTCAGTGGTGAGgaattgcttgtgcatcacttgttttatgcttgcatgtatttatttttggctCCCAAACGTGAAATAATTCAAGAGTTGTCACGATTGTACCCAGTTGAGCTGGTGCTGGGAGTGAATGGAAGAATATGggcaaaagcaaaaacagttcAACAGATTTTAATGATAGTAAATACTTAAGAAACCTGTGAGTAtatgactgcagagcagagctaaGAAGCACTTGGCAAACTGCCAGGGaattgaagtaaaaaaaaataaaaacaaaaaccttgaGGATCTGTGATAACTGCAGGACATATATCAATACTATCATCTTGTCCCCccccccttccttttctgtcctagTAAATCGCTTTTATCTCAACATACGAGCTCTACTTTGTTCTTAGTTTGCTTTCCctgattctctcccccatcccacttgGCTAGCAGAGGGAACAAACAACTGTGGGGTGCTTAGTTACTTGCTGGGTTAAAACCACAACGTGCATGCAAAAGAAACAACTATATTTATACATCCAAAACATAAATTAAATCTACAGAGTAGTAAGATTTCCCCAGCATTTCACTAAGTAGTCTTTTAGATTCTCCTTAactcttctttttaaagagGAACTAACAGGGAAGAACACATCTAATACCTTCCTTACTGTAGCTAatcattcttcagaaaaaatacCCCTTACTTATCTGTGTTCACTGAAGTAGCTGTTAGTAAATCAGTTCCTGATAGGGATGGGGGCAGGTGCTTTAGGGAAACACcctaaagcttttttttttttttctccttgtagTAAAAGATTGAAAGAAAGGAACTCCACAGTTTGTTTGGTTGCTCATACAACACTAGGATCAGCAACTTTTGCAGATACCTCTCTCAAGCTGTAAGCTGTAATTCACTTATTGGCTCTGCTCTGTCATCCCTGGCACTCCAGAATGCTAAAAGCAGCCAGCCACTCCCAGATTTTAGCCCAGTGAAGACCAAACTCAGCCAAGCATAGGAGCTCCTgccttacagaaaaaaaaaaaaagacagcaccAGCTATTTAAATAATCAAAGACAGCTGACCAGTTGTAACAGACACTCACtgaattttccagaaaaaaattccaacaCTGGATGGCAAGGGCAGGGGATAGACAACAGTTAGCAcgttattttaaaaagtctctgTTAGTGCTGGCAAAGCTTTCAGGGCAAATAGCCTTGATAGACTTTGGGGGCAATAATTTAACAAGTTTATTGGCTATCTCCCTTTCACAAGCATTGACAACCACTTATTCTATACTTGGCCAATTTCATTAATGAACTACACATTTTCCTCAGTGTAGGTTTGGTGTGCTGTACTGGAAAAATACACTGGAATTATTAAAGAACAGATGTGCCAATTACAGGACATTAGTTGTAACATAActcagccagagggtggtgacacactggaacaggttgcccaaggaggctgtggatgccacatccctggaggcattcgaggccaggctggatgtggctctgggcagcctggtctggtggtcggtgaccctgcacatagcagggggggtgaaactggatgatcattgtggtccttttcaacccaggccattctgtgataactGTTTGATCAGGATGAGCTCCATTCTCTTATCTTGCTTCAAGGTTTTAACATGCAGTTGATTAATATGGTTAGCAGGCAGGCAGAACCTCAGCATTCTCTCTTCAATAAGCACCAAGGCTCCCCAGAGAAAGTTCAACTAGAAATTCATAAAGTTGAACAGAGAAAAAGGTCACTTACCTCATCAATTAGCTTTCTGGCATTCGCAGTTGTGTAGTCACCAGCAAAAAACACAGCCAAACACGATTCATCACTGCTCTTCTGTCTCTGCCCTCGAGTTATCGGTATTATGCTCTTCATAGCATCTGTAGAAATTCTGACAGCTTTCAGCTCTTCAGAAGTGGGCAGAGGAACATAATCTTGAACCACAGCGTTCTCAGGCAAAAGGCCCCAGTTATTTTCTCCTGACACAGGAGTAAAGTCATGGATGTTGCTCCATGTGTTATTGAAGATACTCAGTCCAGCATCTTTAAATTGTAAAGCAAGCTCAGGATAATAGTACTGGAAACAACCAAATTTCATACCTGTGGAGGACTCGATAATGGGTTGGGTGGCACAGCACAAGAATACCTCCAGCTTTCTGCAGTCCCGAGTACGAAATTGTTGGCAGGCTACTATGCATTTGCAATCTTTGCAATCACGGAAAAACACACTGCCTTTTATTGGTCCTAAAAAGATTTGGCAGTTTACACAGTCATCGACAGTGATTGTAGCAGAATGGTCAAATATGTAGATACTACAGTTCTCACAGTCCTGAATGACAAATTGTTGTCCTGCTACTTTTCCAGGGAGTCGACCCACAGTTTCATCTTTCAGTCCAGAAAAGGTGTAATCTTTTGGATCAAcctgaaggagaaaggaaaaaaaaaacacacatgaaAGTCTTCACGTACAGATAATGTTATAATGCCAAATGTTAATTGATTTGGATTATCTGAGATATTACAAATCTGTAAAGGACAACTTGCCAGAAAACTTCAAAGAACAGATATCAGAGTGATGAAAGATCCTTTTTAACTAGGCTACTGGAACACATAGTATTGAGGTACAACAGAGAGCCGAAACTAAGCTTCTAGAtactccaggaaaaaaaaaccagacaacaacaaacaaacaaacctcacCACAACTCAGTTTGTTCTTTAGAAAGGAAAGGGAGGGGTTCTAAACTGTTTCTACAGGAAAGATGGTCCTGAGGATTATggtaataacagtaataaatgaATTGGCCAACAGCATTAAAGATTCATAAAGCTGGAAAGACACAGTACTTCCTTTTCAAGTAGTCGTCTTGGTCTTATGTTACCACGCCTCAACACATTGCAAGAAAACATTGCTGCTTTCAAGCAGCATCTCCATTATTATGTTTGCAAACAACAAAGAGCTTGCTTATCCATGCCACAGCATTACCTTGTGCTAACAACTCCAGCTTGTGCTAACAACAGCAGCTATGTGTTAGCTATAAGCAACAAGCAAAGATTGGCAGTGCCGGCACACAGGTCATGTTTACTGACCTCTCCTCCTCCACTCTCCAGCATTCTTCTGCCTGCAAGAGAAACTGTGGCCCTCCCCAGCACCCCGTGCTCAGAGCAGTGACCGAGGAGCCATGCAGTGACAAGGATGGCACCTGATGCAGCTGGGCAGCATGAATATGAATAATACAGCAGCTGCAGTCAGAACACCGAAGGAAATCTGAGCTGCGTTCCTCCTCCTAACATGACAGTCAAGGCAACTGTGCTTTCCCAGAGCAAATTCTACTCTGCCCTCTTGTGAAAGCTTATTAAAATAGCACTCAGAAGCATACAAGTACCTGAACTATTCTAACACCAGATCACTTCCCAGAACTGCCCTTTCAGTCCAAAGGCCTTAAGGCTTAGTGTGTTGCAGGCAATGATAAAGCAGTACAACAGGCCCTGGACAGCTCAACTGGCAAGAAATTCCTCCTCCCCAGTATTCTGAACATTCACAGAAGAGTAGAGACCAGAAAAACGTCTCTGGTTTCTAAAACCACAAGCAAGAAAGTGCATGTGTCATGGACATGCACTAAAGCAGCTCAGTCTAGATAGGTTTTGCCTGAAATAGCTCCTGAAAGCTGTATATGTCTACTAACTAATAAAGTGTGCTCTTACATACATCATAACCGACTTCCTGACACAAAAGTAAGTTTGCAGCTGATGAACCCTCTCCATGGATATGAACTCCCTATAAGCTCTTTTCAGCCACATTCAGTATTGCTAGCACAAACCTGGGTAGGTAGGTGGAAGAGTTACAAACAGAACTGGAAGGCTCGAATTAAAGGCATCACAGCACAGAGACTGAGCCACACTGTATGATTAAGATTCAAACTCCCTAAGATCTTTCACAAGCCTTGTGTAATGTTACTTATCTGATCCACTAAGCATTCCCAAGGCACTGAGAGAACTGAAGTATCAGAACTGCTTTTGGACACATTCTTCCCAAGCATCTCCTAGAGCATTCATGGATGGATGTGCATGTATATAATATGTactaacataaatatttattcatagCCTTGGAAGAGAGTGGTAGTGCCTTGTAACTGAAACAGAGGAACGGTTACTTCCCTTAGGAAGGAGAAGTTCAAAGCTCCCAGAACTGGCAACTTCTTTAGACACATCACACCTACTGCGTCCTTCTAAACAAGCCTCTTCTAAAAGCCTCAGAGACTGTATTAGTTTGTCCAACGTTAAGTCCTCACAAAGACCTGTGAAACAACTTTCCTTTACTACTTTAATTAGGCCTAAGTGAATAACACTGGTTTGTCAGATAATCCTCAGGTTACAGAATCTCAGATGAGAGCACTTGAGAAAGAGTAGCATTGAGTTCAATGATGTTCTGTATTAATTTAGATTGAGCAACAAAATCAGCTGATTTCCAGATTCAAGAGCTCGATTTTGTTTCCCTGACGTGAATTAAGAGTTGTGTGCTGATGCAATTCTTACCTCTAAGCTCGTTCACCACTGTAGGGAGTTGgatgatttcttttaattccaCCTGgcagttttcttttcaaagagcagaaatatttattgacTAACACAACCATCAGAACCTGAGGGACTGAATGAAATAGACCTCAGCACTCCCCCTGCCACACTGGGTTACTGCCCTTGAGAACAGTCAGCAACCCAAGAGGCTGTAGCACACCTGAGTATTTCAATTCCCTTGGGTAAAAGAAACGCCTCAGAAAAACATCAGGGCAGGATTATAATTTTAAGTAAGCATATAAACAGATGTTGACTGCGTATCACTGAGCTTCATGCTTAACAGTCTTCAAGTCTACGGGTATCACCATGAGATTAATACTCCACTAACCCACCTTCCTTCCCCCGAGGCAGACTGCACTAATTGCTTAAGTTCCACCTCTGTAGCTAAAAAGCAggctaggaaaaacaaaagcaacagaagatAACATTTGAAGACTCACACAGTGAGAACAGAGATACATACATTCTCTATCTACTTATCTGGTACAGCTCTGTTGTAGAATTTTATGCATGTGACAAGCTAGCAATAGAAAAATCAACAGTTTGATAATTCACCTACTTATCCTTCGCATGTGTATAAAGCTTCAAAGAATTGAAGAATCTGTATATAGTTTTGAAAGCCCTTTTCCCCAGATTGGTATAATTCCAAACAACCACAGTATTTAGAGGTGTAAGTTTTAATGCTTTTAGCTGAATTTAGAGAGTTTTAGAGTAGAGAGTTCTGCACTAATAGATATAAGCACAGCTTAAGAATTGAAAACCTCTAATCAAAATGCTATGCGTAGGTTCAGGAATAATTCTGTAAAGTAACCTAAAATAACTAGATATGGtgaccaaaaaacaaacaaacaaaaaatccctgCTTACACAATAGCTTTTCTCCTTAACAGAAAACCAGAAGTCTCATCAGTAGACACTGGAAACAACAATGCTGATAAGTTTATTACAAAGGACTGGAGAAcatgtctggatgaggagctacaagatatgctttagtagcttgtgatagcagtggtaatgagaagacggttggactagatgatcttgtaggtcatttccaaccttgtgattctctgattctatgaacataTAAAGCAGTGATTATAAAGCACGGAGAAAGAAGTGATGGCAAGCAAAAGTTTGCCATGAATGCTCTGAACTCTAGTAAGTTCTGCAGCAGCAAGTAACTCTGTAGTATGCAGCTTTTCTTACTGTGAACAACTGTTCTGCAAGAAGACCAGAGGCCAGGAAGGCAGATGAAGTTATCTCTTTTCAGCCCTGGCAGCTCCCACTTGGAAGACTGAGAAATACCAGATACTCAGTTTTCAGTGCTAGCTGTACCTGAAATCACCAAGGTCCCCAACAGCTTCTTTCTGGTGTGAGTTCATGTTCTAAGAAGACTTTTCTAAGAAGCCTGGTCGATCAGGAAAGGAGTCTTAGTCAGCAATGATTGCCCACTACTAACAAGGAGGCAGTGCAGTTTTTAATGGATTGTGGCTCTCCCCTAGTTACTTCTACATAGCCTGCAAAACAATGACTTTGAAGTCTGTCTAACCCACTGACACAAAGATCTTCTCTTAAATATTGCTCTCAAAAATCACTTCCTACCTTTCTAAATTATAACAAATGATAGTTCTGCTATAAATTCATATACAATTAAGAGTAGGTAAAAATTGGCTGCTGACACAGTGACATTAAAAGCTGTAGTTATAGGGCAGGCACACAGACTTAAGAGGATTTATGTGCTATTTTTGTCAATAAGGGAATTAACAGATAGGAAGCAAAAGAAGTGTATTCCAGGCGCAGGCAATTCCTCGCATTCAGATTTAAATGGGATTGGTGCCCTTCAGCACTGAATTGCAACATCCATTGGAGAAAGTCTTTGTTGAAGTTACTCACCTCTACCTGACTTCCAGGTTCCCAGCAGTAACAAAAGCTGGAAAGAGGGACAATATCTGCAGATTCTACCACTGTCATACAGTTTTTTATCTCGAAGCATCTCCTGTACACCTTGACTTTAAAGGCAACCAATATAATAGCCAAAAGATATGTTTCATTCTATTCTTCAGAATCCCACCCTTCTTTCAGAGGACCAAGAATAGCATTGAAGAGACACTGGCAGACTTGTCTGAACAACAAACTGCTGCCAGATGCTACAgataggagaaagaaaaaaaagaaaagaaagaaaaaaaagaaaactttcatcagctttaaatgaaaatattatctaatattaatttttttaactgttgACTTTCTCAGTTGGTAGATTACATTTTGAGAAACACAGCAGTAGTCTTCTAGTGCACTGAAAAGCCTAATGTATCAGAATATCTGATCTGAGCACTAGATCTCAGGATACCACCTCCTACTGTTTAGTAACAGACAAATCAAAAAGGTTAAAGTGATTTCTAtttgttcaaaaataaaatataaaaatgttatgtGAAAGAGATGTAGACAA is a genomic window of Meleagris gallopavo isolate NT-WF06-2002-E0010 breed Aviagen turkey brand Nicholas breeding stock chromosome 1, Turkey_5.1, whole genome shotgun sequence containing:
- the RP2 gene encoding protein XRP2, which gives rise to MASCLARQGASQEPAAGEEKVPQYSWDQRAKVDPKDYTFSGLKDETVGRLPGKVAGQQFVIQDCENCSIYIFDHSATITVDDCVNCQIFLGPIKGSVFFRDCKDCKCIVACQQFRTRDCRKLEVFLCCATQPIIESSTGMKFGCFQYYYPELALQFKDAGLSIFNNTWSNIHDFTPVSGENNWGLLPENAVVQDYVPLPTSEELKAVRISTDAMKSIIPITRGQRQKSSDESCLAVFFAGDYTTANARKLIDEMTGKGFQLVQTKEVSMKAEDAQRVFQEHASEFIPLLERGPVVALEFNGDGAVEGCRNTVNDVFNGTKVFVSESKASASQDVDNFYNFADMRMGM